DNA from Rosa rugosa chromosome 6, drRosRugo1.1, whole genome shotgun sequence:
tttcttaatactttgtgttttcattttttaggtATCGTTTATGTCCAATGGTGAATCTTTTTATGCTTCCTAGTTTTTGGGTGGTTAGATGAATTTTTTagagctaaaatcattttaccaccCAGAACTTTACACCTAAAATCATTTGTGTCCCCAAACTTCTAATTTGAATCACATATGCCCTTATACTCTCCAATATGATCAACCAAAGCCATTAGTAAACTaattcatcaatttcttcataaattGGTGATGATGAGAGTCCACTTAGGGTCAATTTTTCACTTTGGACATGTATATGGTGTGTTTCTTGCATGATTGAAGGCCAAAATCTAGTTTGAGTGGGCAACaatatatgaagaaattgatggaTTAGTTAAGGATTTGCTATAATTAATCAATCAcattggagagtacaagggcaCAAGCGATTATATTAGAAGTTTATGAGCATAAATGATTTTAAGTATAAAGTTCAAGGTGGTAAAATGGTTTTAGCTCAATTTTTTATGGCTATGTTGTGTATATGAATTTGAGTGTTCTTGTTTTGTGGTACTTGTTAGGCACTGCTTTTGACTCCAAATTGGAGGCATTTATATTATGCAGATTTGGCTATAgagacatcaaaaaaaaaaaaaaaaaaatggccacAATAAGTTTAGCCCACCCCATTTTCGAATCTTAGCTACGTCCCTGTTGTCAAACATATCAGTTTGTAATTAGGTTGGATCTGGGGTGCGgagaaaaaaatgcaaaaaagagAAATTTGGTAATTAGTTTTGGGATAGCTAACAAAGCTACCGACTAAAAATTATCAAGGAATGAGAGAGAGCAACCACATCAACACATACATAAAGCATAAACTAAAATCAGTAGAATGTTTTCCACCCAAAACAGAGAAAGCAGCAAACTAGACGGTTCATAAAGTGCAGTTTAAGTCAGCAAAGAGCAAGTGAAACACATAATCTGAACTTTTGTCTAATCTTCATCTATTCGGTGCTTTAAAGATCATCAAGGAACAATTCATGAAAATGGTCTTCATCAAAAGGATCATCGCCATTAAGACAACTATACACAAGATTCCTCACTGTACTTGTTGACCCGGCTTTATCGGAAAGAACAACAACAGCTGCTTCCTATATATTCATTTAAGAGGCAAATTAGAAATCAAAAGACCGGAAATAAGGTTCAAATCACAAATAgtagcagcagcaacaacaacaacaaataaataACTCTTACTTGATAAAGAACAAAGCAGGACAGCTTTCGAGGTAGTCCCTGCATATATACCCATCCATCATATTGTGAAAGATTAGAACAGCTGGAATAAATATCCTTAACCGAAAGTGAAACTATAAGAATATCTGCATGAAAAGCCTGATTtagtaggaaaaaaaattactcaCAAATTTGTGTTCAAATTTGTATATGAAATCATTTTACTTGCTTGAAAAATCATCCTGCAGACAATAAATAAAATTACCAGAGACAAAGGAATTAGGCTACatgtgccaaaaaaaaaaaacatgctaaCATCAAACTTTACCCACCATATTGCCATTCTAATAGTAAAGGTCACACGGTCACACACTCACACATGAAAACTCAGGAAAAAGTTCGAATAATACTAATACTAAAAAGTTGACAGACACCTGCTATAgaaagaaaatggaagaaaatTGATGAGATCCCAACCTCACTCATGCCATCTGGTATTATAATATTCATGACGTCACTATAGACACTGCCGGAGACGATTGGTTCAACCTGCAATGTTGTGCGCTCGAATGAGAAAAACAGTAGAAAACAAATTGTTCAACAGAAAAACAAGTATTTCATATGATTAAGTTCCCCggagttttcaagttgaaaatagCAATAATAACAACAACATGAAAAAACAAATTGAACATCAGCTTTTCATTAAGATGCTATTGTTCTGATGTACGTAAATAAAATGAATATTATTCATCGTGCACAAGTATAATTACGTgttaaaagagagagagagagagagagagagagagagagagagagagagagagagaattatgccggaagaagatgagagaacAGCTGCCTAACTTAGCAACTAGTTAAATCAAGAATCATGTTGAACATATAGGATCATATCAGATAAGAAAACAATGACAAAGGATCTGATGTCAGTACCCATTCAGTGCCGAGACCACATGCCAGAACAGAGAGAGCATTAAAACCCCTGTCAAAGCCATCTTGAAGAAGACCACCTTCAGTACGTTCTGTTGCAGTGACAGTCATCTTACACTCATCCCAGTTCAATTCGCATGAAAGGCCATGAGATTCAAAGACTGTTTCCACCTCTTTCTTCCAAACTTCGTTCAGATTCTCTTCTTCTGTACAAATGATCACACGGGTTTTATTTCAACTATATTAGACAATAATAATGGGGATACGCATTCATTTTGTTAAAACCCCCTTTGTGATCGAGCACAGCCGAGAACGGCCCATGTTATTGAAAAgacattaattaatttaaatctGAATACAAAACCAAAGGtgagaacaagaacaagagatCGAGGAACGTACTGCAGAGACCCTGCTTCTTGAATAACACAGTTTCAGATTCGTAAATCTCCTGCGAATTTTCGCCCATGCTGTTATCGCTCTCGCTCTTTTCCATCGTCTTCGAATTCCAGACGTCTCCGTATTTTGGAGGATTTAGTAGAGGAGGAAGGGTATTTATAGGCATTCACATGTCCAATGAGGGGCCTTCTAGTCGAGGCCCACGATTCCAAGGAATAAGGAAAGAAtcccaaaccaaaaaaaaagttaaGGGAAGTATATTTGGGATGTTGATTAAAAAACAAGAAAGTACATTTGGGATGGAATCCCAAAAGATAAGGAAAGTGTGGAAAATATTCAAATGCATGAGTAttttattaattaccaaatcgatttcagccaaaaaaaaaaaaatttaccatATCGATTACCATAAAGTATTATTTCCGTGACCAAGCCGGTGCAATTAGGCACCAAATATAGGAAGAGGGATCCAATAGAAGCGAGATGAGACCGAAGCGATGCCGTATACTCATCCGATCCCCACCGCCACCGCGCTTATATTTACCCACCATCGGAGCACCGGTCACAGTCCTGGCTTTTTGCCAACATTCGACTGATCCCACCGCCGGAGGACGTTGACCCTGCCATGCTACAATGTCGTTTCGACTATCGGAGCTCCAACTCAAGTCGTTTTGATGaagctttattttattttttcagtttAGCTCTCGGCACGCAGGTTAGTTTTGGTACCAGAATATCTCAATAGAGTATTCAGAGAGAAGACGAGAAGTCCCGCcgtcagaaagaaaaaatgaaaagcgAATGAGTCTAAATATCGACAATTTATAGAGAACTAGTAACATCTTAAAAAGTTTATAGAAGCAATTCCTAATTAACAAAATTTAACCTAACAACCTAACAAGCatgaaagagaagaaagagcAGCTTTTGCCACGGTGTGCTGCATTATTGCATGAGCGCGGGATAAAACCGCAAGAACTAGATTGCAAACTATTCAACAGCAAACGAACTTCATCCATCATATTGGCGTGTCGATAAATGAAGTGAATTCGTTTGCTGTTAAGTAGTTTATGATTAGTCAACgttttaacaaaaacaaaaacagaaaaacacaaTTTGATCCCCAATGGTACGGTCAGTTGATTTATGATGAGAGTAGAACTGAAAAGCCCACGATATGCATGTCTTGTAATGTTGGTTCATTTAAGCTTTTTTCAATAGTTCAGTAAAATATTTTTGGCTTTTGAGATAATGAGCTTTcatacaaaaagaagaagaagaagaagaagttggtATAACAAGTAATGGAAGTGACACATTCTTCATCATTATTTTGAGCCCTTAGGGTTAGCCCAAATGGGCAGGTGAAAATTAGGTAAAAGAAAATTCTCTCTAGTTGTTCTCAAGgtttttctctttagttttgtCTTTTAAGTCGATCTTTTTGTATTTAGGACAAAAATCGCTAATAAATAAATCGGGAAatatatttacttagttatcaaGAAAGGGAAATTCTTAAAGGCACTCATCAAGAAAAGGTAAGTATAGgtataataaataaattatgccTAATGTGATTATAAATACCGATCTATTATTCTCAACGCATAGTCCCGCAGCATTCATAAGTTGGATATAATTATTTCTTGGTTGGATGTTAAGCTAAGGCATGCAGAAGCTAGCAAAGTTGA
Protein-coding regions in this window:
- the LOC133713345 gene encoding uncharacterized protein LOC133713345, which encodes MPINTLPPLLNPPKYGDVWNSKTMEKSESDNSMGENSQEIYESETVLFKKQGLCKEENLNEVWKKEVETVFESHGLSCELNWDECKMTVTATERTEGGLLQDGFDRGFNALSVLACGLGTEWVEPIVSGSVYSDVMNIIIPDGMSEDDFSSK